One Dreissena polymorpha isolate Duluth1 chromosome 9, UMN_Dpol_1.0, whole genome shotgun sequence genomic window carries:
- the LOC127844869 gene encoding uncharacterized protein LOC127844869 yields the protein MDCSLNECGVCASESVVAFCENCNFRICENCFQLHRKSTKLFHNHVAFLIDQNRPIKDDSIVVDNTLEVSTESFGDINTHKCAKHKTENLIFFCTEHTETLCGRCVFSCHKSCKVVDLFEVNVDDDEVHTCKSHLQNLVENLKSTENKIEKNKLENNACKQEFGTNLQRLRTEFINWFDRLQSKCEKQCIDTFETNAERLTQAQRCCQEHIERIQKRQEFMDILLTKKHVKKMYIFLNEEKKGIEEVKLKINWLNSASTFNSYVFKRSNCIMECLNSHAFEIGDLEEWCSGSDELSDDSSSLTVSTLRTPTDPSSLDDMQKGGERGVSAITRENALSIEADQSCSPPIQLRQYKSAYVVSQDASSDRQHPQEDPHPNTTPRPITIRQTSVHGDGTSYQDQAQSLSGIATGSKNEKSACLETSESTSKIRPQYDYKYTDELHPSANNKTLSNGKYTIEKQGKIWCLRGIGNNKLYPQKLISATSILFEGTDLLLADNVYYQIVISVTGRPKLQLVNCDEFDR from the exons ATGGATTGCTCCTTAAATGAATGCGGCGTTTGCGCCTCGGAGTCAGTTGTcgctttctgtgaaaactgtaattttagaatttgtgaaaattgttttcaacTGCACAGAAAGTCGACCAAATTATTTCATAATCACGTGGCGTTTTTAATTGACCAAAATAGACCGATAAAAGATGATAGTATTGTGGTCGACAATACACTTGAGGTTTCTACAGAGAGTTTCGGTGATATTAATACTCACAAATGTGCGAAACATAAAACAGAAAATTTGATATTCTTCTGTACAGAACATACAGAAACACTATGTGGCCGATGTGTTTTTTCATGCCACAAATCATGCAAAGTGGTTGATTTATTTGAGGTTAATGTTGACGACGACGAAGTACATACTTGCAAGTCGCATCTCCAAAACTTGGTCGAAAATTTAAAGTCTACCGAAAACAAAATTGAGAAAAACAAGTTGGAAAACAACGCATGTAAACAAGAGTTTGGTACAAATCTTCAACGCTTACGAACCGAGTTTATCAATTGGTTTGATCGTCTTCAATCAAAATGTGAAAAACAGTGCATTGATACGTTTGAGACAAATGCCGAGCGGTTAACACAAGCTCAAAGATGTTGCCAAGAACACATAGAGCGTATTCAAAAACGCCAAGAGTTCATGGATATTTTACTTACGAAAAAACacgtaaaaaaaatgtatatatttttaaatgaagagAAAAAGGGAATTGAGGAGGTAAAATTAAAGATAAATTGGCTCAACAGCGCAAGCACCTTTAATAGTTACGTCTTCAAGCGCAGCAATTGTATAATGGAATGTTTGAATTCCCATGCGTTTGAAATCGGTGACCTAGAGGAGTGGTGTAGCGGAAGTGACGAGTTATCGGATGATTCATCGTCGCTAACG GTTTCGACCCTAAGAACACCTACAGATCCTTCTTCTTTAGATGATATGCAGAAAGGTGGTGAACGAGGAGTCTCTGCAATTACACGAGAAAATGCGCTATCCATTGAAGCAGATCAGTCTTGTTCTCCACCAATACAACTAAGGCAATATAAGTCTGCTTATGTAGTTAGTCAAGATGCTTCTTCAGATAGACAGCATCCACAAGAAGATCCCCATCCTAATACCACGCCTAGACCAATAACAATAAGGCAGACATCAGTTCATGGTGACGGTACATCTTATCAAGATCAAGCGCAGTCACTTTCCGGAATAGCAACAG GTTCTAAAAATGAGAAGTCAGCATGTTTGGAAACAAGCGAGAGTACTAGCAAGATTCGACCACAATATGATTACAAGTATACAGATGAACTTCATCCATCTGCAAACAATAAAACCCTATCAAATGGGAAGTATACAATTGAGAAGCAAGGCAAAATATGGTGTCTAAGAGGCATCGGTAATAATAAACTGTATCCACAAAAGCTTATTTCGGCAACCTCAATTTTATTTGAAGGGACGGATCTTTTGCTGGCTGATAATGTGTATTATCAAATTGTAATATCTGTTACTGGCCGACCTAAATTGCAATTAGTGAACTGTGACGAATTTGACCGTTAA